CTTGGGCCGAGGATGGAGCAGACGACAATGAAGCCAAGACCGCGATTACAATCGACCAAAGCTTCATCTGAGTCTCGCTAAAAGGTCGGTCTGCTGATGCGGTGATGGCCAAACATCGCTTGGATAGAAATAAAAGGACCATATCAGAAGGTCTGCTTACGGCCAGCTGTTGACGCTCGGACTAGCTCTAACCCCCATGCTTGGAGCTGGTGGAAAGCGGAACGGCTGCTTGAGGGTGAACGCAGGCGTATAGCCGACAGTCGTTCATGCGCGGCTCGGAGCTAGCTTATTAGCCATCACGGGGCTTCGACCACATCTCGAATCCACCGGACCACGGCTTAGGTGAAGGTTAGAAGCGTAGCTGGCACTCACAGCCAGTGAAAACACCTAAAGCTTGACCGAAGTCAGACCTCGGTCGATGAAGGTTACATGCGAGCGGACGCCCTTGCCTCCATTCTTCGTCGGTCGAGAGCGGCCGTTGCTTTCGCGCGCCCATACAACGCGCCAGAACCCCCTACCGGAGCTGTGCCCTAGTCGAACCTGACGTTCCGACCATCGCCACAGCCCTTCCGCTTCCCGGGAGGGCTTTTTTGTAAGTGAGTTTCCGTATGCTGCTGACCATTTCGACGACGCATCAGCCCGCGACCGACTTGGGCTTCCTGCTGATGAAGCATCCGGACAACGTGCATTCGGTGGACCTGTCGTTCGGTCGCGCGACCCTGTTCTACCCCGAGGCGAAGGAGGAACGTTGCACGGCTGCGATCACCTTAGAGGTCGATACGGTCGAGTTGGTGCGCGGCAAGGCAAAGATCGAGGATCAGTATGTCAGCGACCGGCCCTATGTGGCTTCCTCCCTGCTGTCGGTCGCGCTTGGGCGGCTCCTCAACACGGCGATGGGCGGCCGCTCCAAGCACCGACAGGAGCTGGCCGAGGTCGCGATCCCTTTGGAGGTCGAACTTACACCATTGCCGGCTCGAGGAGCCGCCGATCTGCTCGCCCGCTTGTTCGAGCCGCTTGGCTATTCCGTCCAAGTGTCTGCCATCCCGCTCGATCCGGCGCACCCGGAATGGGGTGATAGCCCTTACGTCCAGCTGAAGCTGGCCGGCCAGCAACGGTTGGCGGCGCTGCTCGCCCATCTGTTCGTGCTCATTCCCGTGCTCGACAATTCAAAGCATTACTACGTGGGCGAAGACGAGGTGCAGAAGCTGCTCCGCAAGGGCGAAGGGTGGCTTGAGACGCACCCAGACCGAGAATTGATCGTCCGGCGCTACCTGCGGGGCTTTCAGTCGCTCATGCGGCAGGCGCGGACCCGGTTGGACGAGCGCGTGGAGGCCGAGGATGCGGAGGAGCATTCGTCCCGCGACGCGGAGGAAGAAGCGATCGAGAAGCCAATCCGGCTTAATGACCAGCGGATGACCTATGTGGCGGCGCTTATCCGCGAAAGCGGCGCCGAGAGCATCCTCGACCTCGGCTGCGGCGAGGGACGGCTCCTTCGCGAGCTGATCAAGATACCCGGCCTGAGAAAGATCATCGGTGTCGAAGTTGCGCCGAGGGTGCTGGCCGCTGCCGGCGACCGCCTAAAGTTGGACCATATGCCGGACATGAAGCGGCAGCGTATCCAGCTTCTGCAGGGATCGCTGGTATACCGCGACGACCGGCTTACTGGCTTCGACGCGGCAGCAGTGATCGAGGTCATTGAGCATATGGAGCCGGAGCGTCTTCCCGCCTTCGAGGCGGCTCTGTTCGGACATGCCAGGCCGCGTTTGGCGGTCATTACCACGCCTAATCGCGAGTTTAATGTCATGTTCGAAGGCATGCGGCCGGAGGCCATGCGCCATCCGGATCACCGTTTCGAGTGGACGCGCGCCGAGTTCCGCCACTGGGCCCAGAGCGTGGCTCAGGCTCATGGCTACGAAATCCGTTTCGAAGGCATTGGCGCTGAGGACGCCGCTCACGGGCACCCGACTCAGGTCGCCATTTTCGTGCGCGCTGAGAACGTGAGGGCGGCAGCGTGAAGATTGAAATTCCTGAGTTCGCCCTTGTCTTGCTGGTCGGAGCATCCGGCACCGGTAAGTCCAGCTTCGCCGCCAAGCACTTCCTTCCGACTGAGGTGATCTCTTCGGACCGGATGCGCGGGTGGGTCGCGGACGATGAAACGGACCAAGTCGCCACCAGCGATGCGTTCGACGTCCTGCACTATCTCGTCGAGAAGCGCCTGAAAGGTCGACGTTTCACCGTTATCGACGCCACAAACGTTCAGCCGGAAGCGCGCAAGGGCCTGATTGCGCTTGCCCGCAAATGGCATGCCTTGGCGGTGGCGATCGTGTTCGACCTACCGGAGGACATTGCGGTCGACCGCAATGCGCAACGCCTCGATCGGCAATTCGGAGCCGGTCCCGTCCGACGGCAGATGCAAAGCCTTCGTCGCTCGATTGGCGGGATGAGCCGCGAGGGGCTGCGTTACGTTCACCGGCTTCGCTCCGTCAAAGACATCGATGCTGTAGAGATCACTCGCACACGCCTGTGGAATGACCGAAGGGAGCTTACCGGCCCCTTCGACATCATCGGTGATGTCCACGGCTGCGGTGACGAGCTCGAGAGTCTGCTGTCGCAACTCGGATACGCCGTCTCCTGGAGCGGCAAGGATGTGACGGTAACGCCGCCGGACGGTCGACGGGCGGTTTTCGTCGGCGACCTGGTTGACCGGGGACCGCGCTCACCAGATGTGCTGCGCATTGCGAAGCATATGGTGGAAGCTGGCCATGCGCTCGCCGTTGTCGGCAACCATGACGACAAGTTGAAGCGCCATCTAGCCGGCCGGCAGGTGAAGTTGAGCCACGGCCTTGCCGAGACCGTCGAGCAGCTTGCCGCAGAGCCGCCCGAGTTCACCGCCAGCCTGCAATCGTGGCTTGACGGATTGATCAGCCACTACGTCCTCGATGGCGGCAAGCTCGTCGTTGCGCATGCCGGCCTGAAGGAAGAGATGCAGGGCCGCGCCTCGGGCGCTATTCGATCCTTCTGCATGTATGGCGAGACCACGGGCGAGATCGACGAGTTCGGCCTGCCCGTGCGCTGGGACTGGGCGGCCGATTACAAGGGCAAGGCCAAGGTGATCTACGGCCACACCCCGGTGCTTGAGGCCAACTGGGTCAACGGCACGCTATGCATCGATACCGGCTGCGTTTTCGGTGGCAAGCTGACGGCGCTGCGCTACCCTGAGCTGGAGCTTGTCTCTGTCCCGGCGGCCAAGAGCTACTACGAGCCCATCCGCCCGCTCGCAGGACCACCGGCGGACACGGGCGACACGAATCCGCTCCAGCTGAACCTGGCCGACGTGCTCGGCAAGCAGGTGATCGAGACTCGTACCTACGGCATGGTGACGGTGCGTGAGGAGAATGCGACGGCGGCACTGGAAGTGATGAGCCGCCATGCTGTTGACCCTCGATGGCTCATCTACCTCCCGCCAACCATGTCGCCGGCTGAAACCAGCGCCATGGATGGGTGGCTGGAGCGGCCGGAAGAGGCGTTCGCCTATTACGGCAGCAAGGGCGTGAAAACGCTCATTGCCGAAGAGAAGCACATGGGTTCGCGAGGCCTCATTCTGCTTGCGCGCACGCAGGAGGCTGCCGCCAAGCGCTTTGGCGTCCATGATGGCAGCCGTGGCGTGATCGTCACCCGTACGGGTCGACGCTTCTTCAACGATGCGGAGCTTGAGGCCGCAGCGCTGCACCGGGTGGATGCGGCGATGGAGGCATCGGCGCTGTGGTCCGAGCTCTCTACTGACTGGGTTTTGTGGGACGCGGAGATCCTGCCCTGGAGCATGAAAGCTGGTGCCTTGGTGCGGGGGCAGTATGCGGCCGTCGGGGCCGCGGCAATCAGTGGTCTGGATACGCTTTCACGAGCGCTTTCGTCCGCACGGTCGCGCGGGGTGGGGGTCGCTGATCTGGCTGAGACAACTTTCGGACGGCTCAACGATGCCGTTCGTTTCCGTTCGGCCTACAACCGCTACGTTGCTCCGTTCGCTGGCATCGACGACCTGAAGATCGCGCCCTTCCACCTGCTGGCCAGCGAGAGTTCTGCGCACTCCGACAAGAGCCACTTGTGGCACATGGGCGCGGCGCACCGGCTGTCCACTGCTGATCCTGCTTTGCTGCTTGCGACCGAGTATCGGCGCATCGATCTTGATGATGACCGCTCAACTGCGGATGCAATTGCCTGGTGGGAGCAGATGACCGAGGCAGGCGGCGAAGGCATGGTCGTGAAGCCATTAGACTTCGTCACCCTGGGACAGAAAGGTTTGCTTCAGCCCGCCATCAAGTGTCGCGGCCGGGAGTATCTCCGGATCATCTACGGACCCGATTACGACCGGCCCGAGAACCTGCTCCGCCTGAAGAAGCGTGGCCTCGGCCAGAAAAGGTCAATGGCGCTGCGAGAATTCGCCCTCGGGCTAGAGGCGCTGCACCGCTTCGTCGAACACTCTCCGCTCACGCGGGTGCATCAATGCGTATTCGGTGTGCTGGCAATGGAAAGCGAGCCTGTCGACCCGCGTCTGTGAGCTAGGCCAAAGCCCTCGCGAGCAGTCTGCAAGTGACCACTTGCCGAAGCTGACTCGGAGAAGTCAACGGGTCGTCCATCCGTGGTGGGAAGCGAACCGACTGCTTCCGGGCGAGCCCTCGCGCATAGCTGACGTTCGCTGATGCGCAGCTAGATGTCTGCCCAGCGCCATTGCCGGCCGCTCACGCCCGGACCCGCTACCTCGAAGGCTGGTCAGTGAACACTTTCGCCAAGGTCGTTCAAAAGCGGCTCCATCTCTCGTTCGGTGAGCGGCCACTGAGCCTTCGCGCGCCGTGCCGACGAGCAAATCGCAAGGTACGCGAGCAGTACCGACGGCTGTTTAAAAATCGGATTGTTCGCGGCAACCCTTTCGCGGATCAGCCCTGGAAGAAAGCCTTTCTCATCCAAAAGGCGCTTCACCTCTTCCAGATAATTGGGAGAAGTATTCTCGTAGGCGCCGAGCAGAAGGCCTTCCAAGGATGTTGGCTTCGGCTCGATCCCAATGAGTTCGCGATAAATGGCGCTTAGGTCGGATGTCATCTGCCTGACAGCCGCGAGGGCCGCATCGACATCTGTGGAGACTTTCTCGAAGTAGTCGTTAGTGGCCTCGAGTAGGGCCATAGCCTTCGCCGCATTGCGCTGCATGTACGGAGTCGCGGCAATTTGTGGCTTGTAGATCGTGTCGTGCGTAAGTTCACTGTACGCGTGCTGAAGCAGAGTCTTGATCTGCACCTCACATGGAGTGCCGGCAGGAATGTTGATGCCGTCATGATCAGTGTCTGCGTCTGGACGCACGATGAAGTGGACAGCGGCATAATCGAACTTGAGTGGGTTCTCGTTCTGTTCCGCCTCATAGTCTCGATCCTTCGAGAGCGTCCAGCCCCCAACTGACTCAATGGCCTGTTCGACCTTCTTGATGTCGCTGCCGAGCAGGACGACGAAACGCGTCCCCACCTTATCGGTGATATCGTCATATGGGTCGGCGTAAGGCTTGTTCCGGTAGAACGCCTTTTCAATCAGTTTCTGTCCATCTTTCGCCCGGGGCTCCGCCGGCGTCCGCAAGAAGTAACTCGCGGGAACTGGGGCAATGATGGGCGCAAGCCGCTCTGCGACCTCGCGAGATATCTTCCGTCCCCATGCCAAGTAGGTGCCCCTCTCGGCGTGCCACCGATCGAGCAGTTCCTGCTCCTTGCTCATTCCTGCCCCTGCATCTCGCCGCGGATCGTGATCTGCGTCCAGCCGGCACCCCGCTCGCCCTCGATCCTGTCGACAGTAACGAGGTCTCGCACAGCATCCGGCGGACCCGACAGAGTGATCGATCTGGGAAACTTGAGCTTCCGCCAACGCAGCAACCCTGTGACCTCCGACAGGTCCTTGGTGACCGCGCCTGCGGGGAACCGCTTCTGGCGCATATGCCTCTCGTACTCATCTGCCATCTCCGGCCGCATGTACGTGTTGGCGAACCGCGAAGTCTGGATCGTGTTGCCGCGGTCAAGCTTCAAGTAAGAATACAGCCCGTTGAAGAGGTCGACCTTCTCGTCTTCGGCCAAGTTGCTCGCCTTGATGAAGGCTTTGGTCTCCTCGAAGAACTTTCGAACTTGCTGAGCGGCGTTCTCGGGGATGTTGAGCCCGAGGAAAGTGCTGTAGAAATAGGTAGCTGCAGCGTCGCGCTGCAAGGACGTCATAGCGCTATCGTAGACTACCGGTCGCCATCCCTCTGGGAGGGCCGGCCGCGGCTCGGCTCCATCGCTGATGAAGAGCCCGATCTTGTAGAGCTTGGTCTTCGGACTGAGGAAAAGGTTGTTTTCAAACCTGGCTTGAAGATCGTTCGTTTTGATGAATCCCTCGTGCAGCTCAGCTTTCATGAGGCCGAAGAAACGAGTGGCTGGATGACCAACTGTTCCGTCGAACACGACTATGAGCCCGCCCGGGATGGCGCGCGATCCTTGAGCGTTCGCTAAGGCATCCGCAAACAGCTGCGAGTGGCCAACAAAATCATCATCGCTCTTAGTGATCAGCTCGACGCCATTCGCCACGACGCTGCCGGCGCCGAACTCTCGGATCGTCATCTCCATGCACTGGGCGCTCGCCTTGAAGGCGGCGATCACTCGACTGCGAAATGCCTCGAGCGCGCGGTCTTCAAGCCGGAGGAGACCGGTCCCATACGTCGGCCGGCGGAGTGGCCCTTCTTCGGTTCGCCGATGCACTTCGTGCAGACAAACCCTGCCAATAGTCAGGTTCTCTAATGGCACTGATTGCTTTCCCCTTTGATCAGACGCCCGAGCCCGCCGTGATGGTTGTCGATCCGTGACTTATCGGGTGTGATGGAGCCCAAGGCAAATCGGCAGTGTCTCGAAGCCCTTAGGCTGTCATCGATGTGATCTGCGAGCGAGTGATCTTCTCGGAGCCTGAGGGTGGACCCGAACAAGCGGCTACTCTCGGGAACTGATTACGCCGCTCTCGATGTCGGCTCGTGGTTCCCTGCTGCCTTCACCCGAGCGCTCCGTCTGAAGAGCGGTTTTTTGAGCTGCCCCTGTTCACCGGACGGGGTGGACCCATTTCCCTAAGCCGAGCGCCGATATGACTGAGGCGAAGCTTCATGTCCTGTTCGGCGGTTAGAAACTCCACTCGCCGTGCATACTTTGATGGATGTGCCAGTGCGCACGCGAGTACCGGCCGCGGCAGGATCGAGCACTGAACCTCTTTGACAGCATAGACGAGCGCTGAGTGCCGACCGTTGGGCGTGAGGACCGGTGCCACAAGCGAAGGCCCGAGAGGCGCGGTCCCGAAGGCCTGATGGAACATCGCAAGCGCATCGTGACCTTCAAAGATAATGACCTCGGGTGAGACGCGACCGACGATCTGCGAGACAACCGGGATCGACTCCTGCAACGCTTTGGCCATCGGCATGCCGCCCTGCTGCTTGCGAAACTTGGTCACGCTTTGCGAGCGGCGAAAGACCATGTTCGTCTTGGGCACGCGGCGGAGAATTGCGTCGTCGATTCCGAGGACGCGCTTGAGCAGCGGCTGCATAACGGCCTGGATGTCGTACCGCTCGTCAACGTAGTCGTGCTGCCAAGCGGAGCAAAACTCGTCCGCATCGGGGTTCATGGTCCACGTCGACGGATCCCCACCGGGATTGATGCCAAGCACCATGATTGGCGAGGGCGTGATGCGACTGTAGAAGATGCTATAGAAGCGTCGCTCGGTGAGCATAGAGCGTGCTTGATACTCAGCGTTGAGAACCTTCATGAACTCGACCTCGGAGTCCAAAACGGTATCAGGCATGGCACCTTCGGTTCTCGTCATGGCCGCTCTTACGATCGAATGAGGTCGAGCAGCCGCCTGAATTCGCCATCTGGCGTCGCGCCCTTCCACATGTTCGCGAAGCGGCACACCACCTGCAAGTTGCCATCACAATAGTGTCCCCCGCTGTCGATGCGGTCCAGGGATGCAAGCATCGCTAAATCTTCGGCCTCGCCACGCCATTGCAGCGGCAGCGACGTTATTGCGCAGCGTTTCTCCTGCTCCGCAATTAAACGGACGATAATTGCCTCGAGCTCCGATTGAGAGTGGTGGACCCGCTTGATCTTGCGGATGGTCGTCGAGGTCTGACCGGACTGCGCGGCGGCAGCCATAGCGTTGATCGCCATCTCGACTACCGACTTCTTCTGCGCGCTAGAATAGCGTACGGTGCCCGGTCCGGTGCCCTTAGCGCGCCTTTCCTCGTCCATCCGGACCAGCATCCAGCAGAAGGAATGTGCGTCGATGTGCCTTGCGTTCGCCAGACCCGGCTTGGTGGCGAGCCGTTCCTGTACAGCTTCCAGGGCTTCGTTGAAGTCGGCGTAGTTCGCCCACGAGCAGCGCCCGCTCGTCCTGAGATCGATGCCGAGCCGCGTAAACGCCTGATCGAAGGTGCGGGGAGCGATGGGAGCGAACCGATCGATGTCAATCAGGAAGAAGAGATATGCCACCAGTGGGTAGCCATCGCCAGCGAGCTCGCGCAGGCGCTCGAACAGCTCGCCTGGGTGGCTAACGGTGCGGAAGGCTTCCCAAAGCCACCTTTCAAACGCCCGGCGCCGCTGCGAATTAGTCCGGGCCGAGACGAGGGAAGCATGGCTCGCCGAGCCTGGACCGTAGCGTCCTTCCCACGAGACGAGATTATTGCGCGTTTGGTCGGTGCCCTTAATTTCGATCGCGGCTATGGCGCCGTCGAGCATCTTACCGCTGCCAATGTCACCCTCGGTCCATGATCCAGCGCTGAGTTCTCCGAGCGCTCGCTCTCTTAGCTGCGGCTTGTACCCTTCCCAGCCGTCCGCTGCACCCGACGCGAAGCTGATGAACGGGCCATCGTTGAAGTGCCGGTAAGTCGAGTCGCTGAAGGTCTCGAACTCGCGCTCGAAATGCGGAACGTCGAACGCCAATTCCTAAGTTCCTTGAAATCAGTCCCTGCTCTCAGGATAACTGTGCTCCGATGATCCAACGTCCGCAAGCGGGGGCCACCAGACGAGAGTTGAACGACCGTTTCTGGGTCTTTTCGGACGACGAAGCATTCTGAGCTGACCCGCGGTTCCAATCGGTGAAGAAGTGTCTGAAAAGACCCATCTGCCGCCATTCAGGGCAACCTCGCCGTTTCCCGTAAGCAGCCGTTTGTTCATGCATGTCTTGAAACTGTAAGTGGCCGGTCTCTGCAAAAAGCCGCAGCGAGCGGACACCGTTTCTCCTCTCAGCATTTGAGGAAAGACACTCGTGCGGAGCGTAGCCCGAAATACCCACGCGTCTGGGTGAAGCGCGAGGCATTTGCGGCCTTCTTAGCGCGAGATCGACGTAGGCGCTTAGCGAACCAGGCTACGCCTGCTTTCACCTGATGGTACTACCGTACGTAAGAGCATACACGGAAATAACTGGCTGGTGGAGACCGCGCCAAGTGCAGAAATGCCGCAATTAGCGCGGATCTCGGCTAATCGATGTGTTGGCTACATGCGCGGTGCTAGATCCTGCGCTACATGAGCTAAGCAGATCAGACTGCAGACCGCCAGTCGGCCGGCGTACATCAGGGAGCAGCTAAGCTTTCATGGGTGAGCACAACGGAGTCGACATCGGTCACATCGTCAAGGTGTTCTTCATCGACGAGGAAACCGGCTGGGTCCACGCGAAGACTGCCGAAGGGGTCAATCGCAAGTTCCAACAGTCCGATGGCGTCCTTCCCGAGCATGGTGACGTCCTCTTCCTCTTTGATAATCGCTACGAACCTGCTCCCGAAGGCGCCTGGACTGGGCAAAACAATATCGCTGTGGTGCGAAGCATCCAGGAAGATGCGCGGGTGCTGATCGATGGGTGGATGGGGCTCAGTCTGACCACCAATCCCAATCACGTCGCGATCGAGCCGCATAACACGGTCGAATACAACGAGATCGACGGGATCGTGAGGGTCCTGTCGAAAACGCCGGTACGACCCCGGGACTTCGGCCTCGAAGCGACAGATATCCTGAAAGATTATCTGGTTGCGCCTTCTGCCAATCCCCTCACGTTCGAAGAATTCGGTGGCTACCGGGAGGTGGTCGGCCGCGCCCGCGAGCTGATCGAAACACAGCTGGATCGCCGTGAGCAACTCGCGGCGATCGGCGCGCGACCAGTCAGAGGTATCTTGTTCACGGGACCGCCGGGGACAGGGAAGACACATCTCGCCAGGATCATCGCGCATGAATCACAAGCCGACTTCTTCCTGATCAGTGGCCCATCGATCGTCAGCAAGTGGGTCGGCGACACGGAGGACAATCTGCGAAAGATCTTCGAAGCCGCGGCCGCGGCAGAGAACGGGCGCGCCATCATCTTCTTCGATGAGATTGATAGTATCGCCGAGCGACGCTCGGGAGAGTCACACGAGGCCTCAAAGCGACTGGTCGCACAGCTTCTCACTCTCATGGATGGGTTCGAGAACAAGGATCGAAGTGTGGTCGTGATTGCAGCGACCAACCGGGTGGAATCGCTCGATCCCGCGCTTACTCGGCCAGGAAGGTTCGATTGGGAGATCCAGTTCGGCCTGCCCTCCCTCGAAGATCGGCTCGCGATCCTTGCTGTGGGAGCCAAGCAGATCAAGACGACCGGAGATCTGCCGCTCAGGCAGCTTGCGGAACTCAGCGCCGGTTGGTCATCGGCAGAGCTGGACTCGATCTGGGCCGAAGCGGCCTTGGTAGCCGCTGGCGACGACCGTCATAGCATTGCCGGGGAAGACCTGGCCCAAGGGTACGAGCGAGTGGCTGCCCGCCCGCGCCGGGAGCAATCAGCCAACGACGACAAGGAAGTGATGTGACGATCGCTGAGCGGCTGAAGCGGCTGGTGGGGCTCGGACAGCGTCCGCTGCCGGTAGAGGAGGAAACCCCACCCAACTTACGCGAATTTATCTACCTCGATGAGGTTAGCCTTCGCAGCTTGCTCTCCTCGCTGAGGGGCGAAGTAACCGAAAGCACGTCCGAGCAGCAGGGATCGGGCTTTCAGGGCGAGCTGGTGGGCAAGATGGCCATGGGCGCTACCGTCGTCGGTAAAGCCGAGGTCACGTCCAAGTATCAGACGAGCAACAGCAGCACACTCCAGACTTCGCGCAAGGCCACTGTGCAGTCGTGGTTTCGCGAGCTGCATGGGTTCCGCAACGTTCGTCTAGTCGAACCGACCGGCGAGGTGTCGCCGCTCCGGCATCAAGATGAGCTCAGCCAAGTCCGCGACACCAACGTCGCGTTACCCGCGGCAAGCTTGAAGCGCGGCGAGATGGTCGAGTTCCGGATCCGTCTGGCGGCTGACTACGTATTTCACCTCGGGACCATCGCCGAGGAGTTCGCCGGGATCGCCAAAGACTTTCCCCAGATCGTCGCGTCACCACAGGCGAAGGCAATGCTGGGCGACACGTATGTGGTGAGCCGTCTCCTGAGCCGCCTTCTAGCCGGCTTGATCCCGGTGAGGTGCGAGGCACTCGACTACGTGGTCGTGGAGGTCGCAGGCGAGGAATATGTCGCGCGGCGTGAGCTCGTTAAGGGTCTTGGATTGGAAACGAGGACACTCGAGCTAGTGGGCGTGACGGAGCACCTAGCCTACTGGAAGGACATTCGTCGGGTGCTGTTCTCCGGTGCTGAATGCACGATGCTCGCGCGTGTAGCACGCTCCCGACTGCACGACAGCTGGACGCCCGTGAAGCTTGCTGAGCTGTTCCGGCCGTTCACGCCCGACCTGGTGAGCCAGATAACCCGGGCGAGCCGAGATCCCTTCCTGGACGGATCGAAAAAGCCGGCCGACGAAGGGCCGAACCGAATGAAAGTCGCGCTCAAGCATTACGCAAACAGCATCGTAGCGCATCTCGCCGACGAACAGCCTGCATCGCGCCCCTCTCCCGACTTCCTGATCGATGCCCTTGCTGCCACCGATGGCAGCGCCGGCGAGCAGCGAACGGCCTTTGCCGTGGTCCGCGACGCGATCCTGAAGGACCAGGACAAGACCATAGACCCGGACAGCGACCTGGCGCTCAGGAATGAAGCCCGAACCTTCGCCGGTCTGGCCCTCCTTCCAGGTTCCGACACGGAAGCTCCGGCGCCAGTCGTTTATGCCGGTCCTGAGCAAAAGCTACCCAAGCTCCTCGATGTCGAAGTGATTGCGATCTACTGGTGATAGCTTCTCGGCAGCTCGTACACCAAAGGCCCGAAAGTAGGCCAAGTGTTTTAGTGGAGCTTGCCCGCGCTCTTCCTGCACTCGGCGACCCGCCAGAGGATCATGGGCTGAGTGACTGACATGTCGAACTTCATCAATAAGCTTTCAGCTCAGCTCTCGTCGCCTCCCTGGTCGTGCGCTGGCGTTGAGGCATTGTCGCGCTTCGGCGCTCGTACCGTGCATGCCTCGCGTCACCTCATGCAGCCGCAAACGCTTGAACGCCTCCCTAAGCGGGACTGGCAAACCGATCGGGAGGCGCTTGCAGCCTTTCAAGGCTGGCACGACGAGAGCCACTGCCTAGCTATGCTCGGGCATGATTGGCTCTGGGTTCTTGAATGGCAAGCGACCGAGGGCCTTGCTTATTACCTCGCGCAGCCGAGCCGGAGCGTGCGCCTGGCCCGCTGCTTGGCCTTCCTGCGATCTCTCGAACCGCCGGCCGGAACGCAGTGGCCAGTTACCCTGAACGAGGCGCAAGTTACCGCCGAGAAGCCTGCACGCGGGCGCGGCAGGAAGGTGTCTGCGGGCCGCATAGATCTCCTGGTCGCAGGAAAGAGTGCTGGGCAGGATTACGGCGCGGTTATCGAAGCCAAGTTCGGCCACGACCTTAGCACCAATCCCCTGCCCGCTTATCACGCGACGGCCGGTCGCCTCGGCCTCCACACAGGAAACTGCCGCTTCATTGTCCTTGCGGTCGCCATCGATGCGACCATCCAGGCGAGGCTCCGGCGCAATCCCGCCTGGTCCTTTCAGTCCTGGAGACGCCTCCTCCTCAACCTGGAACGCGAACTGCCCCGCGAGTTCGACGACGATGACTTCAGGCGATTTCGTCGCACCCTGCTCGATCGCTCCAGCCGCTAAGGAACCATGATGATCTACCACTTCA
The Sphingomonas ginsengisoli An et al. 2013 genome window above contains:
- a CDS encoding 3' terminal RNA ribose 2'-O-methyltransferase Hen1, whose protein sequence is MLLTISTTHQPATDLGFLLMKHPDNVHSVDLSFGRATLFYPEAKEERCTAAITLEVDTVELVRGKAKIEDQYVSDRPYVASSLLSVALGRLLNTAMGGRSKHRQELAEVAIPLEVELTPLPARGAADLLARLFEPLGYSVQVSAIPLDPAHPEWGDSPYVQLKLAGQQRLAALLAHLFVLIPVLDNSKHYYVGEDEVQKLLRKGEGWLETHPDRELIVRRYLRGFQSLMRQARTRLDERVEAEDAEEHSSRDAEEEAIEKPIRLNDQRMTYVAALIRESGAESILDLGCGEGRLLRELIKIPGLRKIIGVEVAPRVLAAAGDRLKLDHMPDMKRQRIQLLQGSLVYRDDRLTGFDAAAVIEVIEHMEPERLPAFEAALFGHARPRLAVITTPNREFNVMFEGMRPEAMRHPDHRFEWTRAEFRHWAQSVAQAHGYEIRFEGIGAEDAAHGHPTQVAIFVRAENVRAAA
- a CDS encoding polynucleotide kinase-phosphatase translates to MKIEIPEFALVLLVGASGTGKSSFAAKHFLPTEVISSDRMRGWVADDETDQVATSDAFDVLHYLVEKRLKGRRFTVIDATNVQPEARKGLIALARKWHALAVAIVFDLPEDIAVDRNAQRLDRQFGAGPVRRQMQSLRRSIGGMSREGLRYVHRLRSVKDIDAVEITRTRLWNDRRELTGPFDIIGDVHGCGDELESLLSQLGYAVSWSGKDVTVTPPDGRRAVFVGDLVDRGPRSPDVLRIAKHMVEAGHALAVVGNHDDKLKRHLAGRQVKLSHGLAETVEQLAAEPPEFTASLQSWLDGLISHYVLDGGKLVVAHAGLKEEMQGRASGAIRSFCMYGETTGEIDEFGLPVRWDWAADYKGKAKVIYGHTPVLEANWVNGTLCIDTGCVFGGKLTALRYPELELVSVPAAKSYYEPIRPLAGPPADTGDTNPLQLNLADVLGKQVIETRTYGMVTVREENATAALEVMSRHAVDPRWLIYLPPTMSPAETSAMDGWLERPEEAFAYYGSKGVKTLIAEEKHMGSRGLILLARTQEAAAKRFGVHDGSRGVIVTRTGRRFFNDAELEAAALHRVDAAMEASALWSELSTDWVLWDAEILPWSMKAGALVRGQYAAVGAAAISGLDTLSRALSSARSRGVGVADLAETTFGRLNDAVRFRSAYNRYVAPFAGIDDLKIAPFHLLASESSAHSDKSHLWHMGAAHRLSTADPALLLATEYRRIDLDDDRSTADAIAWWEQMTEAGGEGMVVKPLDFVTLGQKGLLQPAIKCRGREYLRIIYGPDYDRPENLLRLKKRGLGQKRSMALREFALGLEALHRFVEHSPLTRVHQCVFGVLAMESEPVDPRL
- a CDS encoding GTP pyrophosphokinase, encoding MSKEQELLDRWHAERGTYLAWGRKISREVAERLAPIIAPVPASYFLRTPAEPRAKDGQKLIEKAFYRNKPYADPYDDITDKVGTRFVVLLGSDIKKVEQAIESVGGWTLSKDRDYEAEQNENPLKFDYAAVHFIVRPDADTDHDGINIPAGTPCEVQIKTLLQHAYSELTHDTIYKPQIAATPYMQRNAAKAMALLEATNDYFEKVSTDVDAALAAVRQMTSDLSAIYRELIGIEPKPTSLEGLLLGAYENTSPNYLEEVKRLLDEKGFLPGLIRERVAANNPIFKQPSVLLAYLAICSSARRAKAQWPLTEREMEPLLNDLGESVH
- a CDS encoding nucleoid-associated protein gives rise to the protein MIAAFKASAQCMEMTIREFGAGSVVANGVELITKSDDDFVGHSQLFADALANAQGSRAIPGGLIVVFDGTVGHPATRFFGLMKAELHEGFIKTNDLQARFENNLFLSPKTKLYKIGLFISDGAEPRPALPEGWRPVVYDSAMTSLQRDAAATYFYSTFLGLNIPENAAQQVRKFFEETKAFIKASNLAEDEKVDLFNGLYSYLKLDRGNTIQTSRFANTYMRPEMADEYERHMRQKRFPAGAVTKDLSEVTGLLRWRKLKFPRSITLSGPPDAVRDLVTVDRIEGERGAGWTQITIRGEMQGQE
- a CDS encoding ATP-binding protein is translated as MGEHNGVDIGHIVKVFFIDEETGWVHAKTAEGVNRKFQQSDGVLPEHGDVLFLFDNRYEPAPEGAWTGQNNIAVVRSIQEDARVLIDGWMGLSLTTNPNHVAIEPHNTVEYNEIDGIVRVLSKTPVRPRDFGLEATDILKDYLVAPSANPLTFEEFGGYREVVGRARELIETQLDRREQLAAIGARPVRGILFTGPPGTGKTHLARIIAHESQADFFLISGPSIVSKWVGDTEDNLRKIFEAAAAAENGRAIIFFDEIDSIAERRSGESHEASKRLVAQLLTLMDGFENKDRSVVVIAATNRVESLDPALTRPGRFDWEIQFGLPSLEDRLAILAVGAKQIKTTGDLPLRQLAELSAGWSSAELDSIWAEAALVAAGDDRHSIAGEDLAQGYERVAARPRREQSANDDKEVM